The Denitrificimonas caeni genome has a segment encoding these proteins:
- a CDS encoding L,D-transpeptidase family protein has translation MSKQSIAQLQAFYQAVDFAPLWQDAAQRQQLAELILDTQYDGLEPAMYQLPPLLLSAQVAAEQRQVCDELLLSHGYLQVLQHLRDGILDPETVEPYWHEAALETPEQLPIAEVAAAGLPFLPQVFAAVRPQHSTYQKLREVLKDSDLLNQPDWGSVPVAGKSLRVGMQDVRVPDLRQRLQLAGYIAASTDEALTPVETVAGETVAVDSLLYTDELAAAVKAFQQDHYLEDDGIVGPATLRELNITPEQRLMQVRVNLERLRWLDKLLEPTMLVVDIAGARLLYFRDGDIVWRTRTQVGTVRRQTPLLKSRITHLTINPTWTVPPTILREDKLPAIRRDIGYLARSNMSVLDYNGNVLDPYSVNWQSPSGIMLRQGPGPSNALGLVAIRFANPFTVYLHDTPSQHLFGRATRTVSSGCVRVEDAQRLVDHLLFAATAQERQRIEQIQASGKTRNVNLPQPVPVLLAYWTVEVDMDNRLRFRSDNYGHDTKVAAALQAAQQR, from the coding sequence TTGTCGAAACAATCAATTGCGCAGCTGCAAGCATTCTATCAGGCGGTGGACTTTGCGCCTCTGTGGCAGGATGCCGCTCAGCGTCAACAGTTGGCAGAGCTGATTTTAGATACCCAATATGACGGCCTAGAGCCGGCAATGTATCAGTTGCCACCTTTACTGCTGTCGGCGCAAGTTGCAGCAGAGCAGCGGCAGGTGTGCGATGAGTTGTTATTGAGCCATGGTTATTTGCAGGTGTTACAACATTTGCGAGATGGCATTCTTGATCCTGAGACGGTCGAGCCTTATTGGCATGAGGCCGCTCTTGAGACCCCTGAGCAGTTGCCCATTGCAGAAGTGGCAGCCGCTGGCTTACCTTTTTTACCGCAAGTTTTTGCGGCGGTACGGCCACAACACAGCACCTATCAAAAATTACGTGAGGTATTAAAAGACAGTGACCTGCTCAATCAGCCCGACTGGGGCAGTGTGCCGGTAGCTGGTAAGTCGTTACGGGTGGGCATGCAGGATGTACGCGTGCCTGATTTACGCCAGCGTTTGCAGTTGGCCGGCTATATTGCTGCAAGTACTGATGAGGCTTTAACTCCGGTGGAAACGGTTGCCGGTGAAACCGTCGCGGTTGATTCGCTGCTGTATACCGATGAGTTGGCAGCCGCGGTGAAAGCTTTTCAGCAAGATCACTACTTAGAAGATGATGGCATTGTTGGGCCGGCGACTCTGCGGGAGCTTAATATCACCCCTGAGCAGCGGTTAATGCAGGTGCGTGTTAATCTTGAGCGCTTACGCTGGTTGGATAAGCTGCTGGAGCCAACTATGTTGGTTGTGGATATTGCTGGCGCGCGCTTATTGTACTTTCGTGATGGTGATATTGTTTGGCGCACCCGTACTCAAGTTGGTACCGTGCGTCGGCAAACTCCTCTGTTGAAGTCGCGCATTACACATTTGACCATCAATCCGACTTGGACGGTGCCGCCAACGATTTTGCGTGAAGATAAACTGCCAGCGATTCGCCGTGATATAGGTTATCTGGCGCGCAGCAATATGAGCGTGCTGGATTACAATGGCAATGTGCTCGACCCTTACAGTGTGAATTGGCAATCACCTTCAGGGATTATGTTGCGTCAAGGCCCAGGGCCAAGTAACGCTTTGGGCTTAGTGGCTATCCGCTTTGCCAATCCTTTTACCGTGTACTTACACGACACTCCCAGCCAGCATTTGTTTGGCCGTGCGACACGCACCGTAAGTTCTGGGTGTGTGCGGGTTGAGGATGCGCAAAGACTGGTGGATCATTTACTCTTTGCTGCGACCGCACAAGAGCGTCAGCGCATTGAGCAAATCCAAGCCAGTGGCAAGACGCGTAATGTGAATTTACCGCAGCCAGTTCCGGTTTTACTCGCTTACTGGACGGTGGAAGTGGATATGGACAATCGCTTACGCTTTCGCAGTGATAACTATGGACATGACACCAAAGTTGCTGCAGCACTGCAGGCGGCGCAACAACGCTAA
- the cydX gene encoding cytochrome bd-I oxidase subunit CydX translates to MWYFTWILGVLLACSMAIINALWLERSFDLDAESDSKPQ, encoded by the coding sequence ATGTGGTATTTCACTTGGATTTTAGGTGTACTTTTAGCTTGCAGCATGGCAATTATTAATGCCCTCTGGCTAGAAAGATCATTCGACTTAGATGCTGAAAGCGATTCCAAACCTCAGTAA